In a genomic window of Diorhabda carinulata isolate Delta chromosome 8, icDioCari1.1, whole genome shotgun sequence:
- the LOC130897069 gene encoding oxygen-dependent coproporphyrinogen-III oxidase, translating to MFFKIFIKNCSLLYYQREQKITRLRKFGMSFTAAASIFTSLSKHSLDINEFMAQPITPLEKLSSNPNDMKTKMELMILKVQKEFCSSLEAEENCNKFIVDRWERKEGGGGVTCVMQDGKVFEKAGVNISVVHGNLPPGAVNQMRSRGKKLENGQLPFFAAGISAVIHPVNPMVPTIHFNYRYFEVTSGDEVQWWFGGGTDLTPYYLNTADAVHFHKELKDACDKHDKTYYPKFKKWCDDYFNIPHRGERRGVGGIFFDDLDTPNQEHCFEFVKSCANAVIPSYIPLVQRHKMTKYTNVEREWQLLRRGRYVEFNLIYDRGTKFGLYTPGARYESILMSLPLTARWEYMHEPKEDSPEGELLKVLRNPKDWVDCTCEK from the exons atgtttttcaaaatatttataaaaaattgttcattgttGTATTATCAACGAGAACAAAAAATCACCAGATTACG aaaatttggGATGTCTTTTACAGCAGCCGCATCAATTTTCACATCTCTATCCAAACATTCTTtagatattaatgaatttatggCACAACCGATCACGCCATTAGAAAAATTATCTTCCAACCCAAAcgatatgaaaacaaaaatggaacTGATGATTTTGAAAGTACAAAAAGAATTTTGTAGTTCTCTAGAAGCCGAAGAAAATTGCAATAAATTCATCGTCGACCGATGGGAAAGGAAAGAAGGAGGTGGTGGCGTAACATGTGTTATGCAAGAtggaaaagtatttgaaaaagcTGGAGTAAATATATCTGTAGTTCACGGGAATTTGCCACCTGGAGCTGTTAATCAGATGCGCTCTAGAGGTAAAAAACTCGAAAATGGACAGCTACCTTTCTTTGCTGCTGGTATAAGTGCAGTCATTCATCCTGTAAATCCAATGGTACCGACAATACATTTCAACTATAG gtaTTTTGAAGTAACAAGTGGTGATGAAGTTCAATGGTGGTTTGGAGGCGGTACAGACTTAACTCCTTATTATTTGAACACCGCAGACGCTGTACATTTTCATAAAGAACTCAAAGACGCCTGTGACAAACACGACAAAACTTATTATCCCAAATTTAAGAAATGGTGTGACGATTATTTCAATATCCCTCATAGAGGTGAAAGGAGAGGCGTCGGTGGTATTTTTTTCGACGATCTAGATACACCCAATCAGGAACATTGTTTCGAATTTGTTAAAAGCTGTGCTAACGCTGTGATTCCTTCTTACATTCCATTAG TACAAAGACACAAAATGACGAAATACACAAACGTCGAAAGGGAATGGCAATTACTTAGAAGGGGAAGATACGTAGAGTTCAATTTGATCTACGATAGAGGCACCAAGTTCGGTTTATACACTCCAGGTGCTAGATACGAAAGCATATTAATGTCGTTGCCTTTAACTGCT agATGGGAATATATGCATGAACCAAAGGAAGATTCGCCTGAAGGTGAACTTTTAAAAGTACTGAGGAATCCTAAGGATTGGGTGGATTGTACTTGTGAAAAATGA